TTTTCGCGATTCTCGAAGTGACTATAATGATGACGATGATAACGATAGTGATGATCAGTACGAAGACAGCAATGCTCAACGACACAGAGTCCCGCATCCTGAATACGGATCGGATACTGAAGAAGACGAAGAAATGTACTCGCAATATACTCAGCAGAGGGATGCAGGACTGGAACAAGCTGCCAGCGACCATGAAGACCCGGACAATGGCGACCAGGTGGATGCCGATGATATTGAAGAAGTAATCGAAGACATGGGCGAGCCACCCGACTCCGACGACTCCGACGAAGGAGAGGCCAGCGGAGCAAGCAGTCAGTTGGCCGAGAGCGATGACAATGACCTGGAGGACATTGATGATCAGCCTCGTATACGGTCTGCGCTCGTAGGGCTGTCATCAGATCCCGTGGATGCTCCTCTTGAATCAGGCCCCGATAGAGCACAGCCCGACGAAACAGAGCAATCAGTACCCGTTGTTCAAGATTTCTCAGGCGCATCAGCTCCGTCTGCCAAGTCCATTACCGGCGACAATACAATCAAACTTTCGCAAGTCGGCAATGCACTGTCAAGCACATTTGCTGAAGTACCTGAAACGAGATCTGCTGCACAGGTTCCAATACATACTCCAGCACGACCTCCGCCTGGGCTGTTCAGCCTCGATGGAACGGCGGACTCATTAAGGGTCCGCACGTCAACGCCGCAATCTGAGCGGGACCGGATCATGAAGAAGACTTACAGCAGTCTGTTCGGCTTCGCAAAGTCACCCTCACCTGAGAAAACGCAGCCACCTTTGCTAGACTTTGGAACACCAACGCCAGCATCATCCAGCAATGGCCTTTCACGTATAGCGAAGGACCGCTTCGCTGCTGCAGGACTGTCTGTCGAGGAGACGTCGCTTGAGAAACAACCTATCCTGTCGCATGCGAAGATTGAGGGTATCCAGAGTCCAGCTGCCACAACGGCAACGTCAGCGACAGAGACACCTTTGAAAGAGATGTCAGTGCCGGCTCGTGCTACTGTGGCAGACACACAGACCTTGAGAAGTGATGCAGCAGCGTCTGTAACTTCTCCGCAGCCCAAGCAAATGCCAGTGCCAACTCGTGCGACGGTCCAGGATACGCAGAGTACTTCTGACAAATCGTTCGCCAAGACAGATGGTGTCGAAAATGATGGTGGCACGATCTCGAAGTCTGTGATGAAAGATGACGCCGCTAATGCTTTCGAGGAATCGAACGCAGCTACTGAGGAGACTGGGCAAAGCTTGCCACTTTGCGATGTGGACGATGGATCACTCCTCGAGGCTGTGCACAATGCAGCACCGAAGATACACGAGCAGGATGAGCAGGACAAGGTCTTGGTAGAGCGGTCACCTATGGTCGAGGAGACTCCAATAGACAGACTGCAAGAGGCAGAGGCTCAGGAGACGCCCGAGCAGGGACGTCGCCAGGCAGAAGATTCCGTTCCCGATGGTGTTGCCATCAACCCGAGCCTGGCAGCTGCCATGGCTACCAAACCAGACGACACAGCTTTAGCAGGTGGTTCCACTATGGAAGTGCCCGCGAGCTCTGCTCCACGACCATCTCAGGTGGAAGTCATCGATCTAGGAGACAGTTCTGATGCAGACGAGGATACTCAGGACACAAAGCCCATACAAGAATCAACAGTACAGCCCAGCCAGTCAGCAAACCACATGGCGTCCACGGCATCTGATCAAGATATTGGCGGTAATGTCGACGCCGAAGCAACGACCCGCCAACAGGACTTCGAACGACTACTTTCACAAGCAGAGGCTCCCAGACAGCATGGACAAGAAAGCGTTACGCAGATCTCGCAAGGTAGCATGCTCCAGTCGGACATGCTTGATACAACACAGACGACCGTAGATGGTCGCTCCGAAATCGCGACCCCCGACATGGACGAGTATGATACCATCGTGCCTGATACATCGCACGATGAGTCGATGGGCGTCTTTCAGGGACAACCAAACTTCTTTGACGATCAAATGCATGGGCAAGAGTTCGAAGGCAATGCCGCTCCTCAGCTGACCCAACAGACTGATCGATTCAACTATGACCTCTCGTTCCAGTCAACAACATCCATTGCGACTGATAATAGCGATCACCATCAGGGCATCACCACACAGCGCGAAGGCGTTGCAGAATCTGGCCAAGAGACTTTGTCAGAGCAAGACGACTCGCGTGGCATCGGATCACAAGGCACAGTCCGTGAAGCCGGGTCACCATCAACAGCCTTAGCGAACACAGAACAGCAGGTTGTGTCTCTTCCATCCGCACCAATTCATGAGATGCCACAAGACCAGCCTATGTCCGATGGCACCGGCAATGAGCATCACGCTCAAGGATCAGAGCCTAGAGCCGGGCGCAGCACCCACGACGTGAAAATGCACGATGGAGAGCTTCGTAGCTCTTTCGTGGGTGAGACACTAGCTCAATATCCACAACGGCAGCCGGATGTTGTACTAGGGTCCAGCTTCGAGAGCTTGCAGTCTACGGCTGTACCAAGTGAGGATTTTGCAACGGATGTGAGATCTTTACGTGAGGCAGCTCAACTCGCAGAGAGTCAACTGCCAGTCAGCCAACGCTCATCATCCGAGCAGAGCTTGACACCTACGGCAGATACCACCCGGCAACACGAACATCGCTCATCGCACCACGCCGGGTCGCACTCAGCTTTGCCAATTAGTCCAGAAGACTCACAGCACAGACTAGAGTCGCAGCCCTTCGAGACCCAGCTTCCTTTCGAAAGTGTGCAGAGCGCGCTACCTTCGACTCCACAGCTGACACAGGGCGACTCACTGACAGGACAAGACATAGCGGTCATTGTCGATCCTGCAACGGGAGACACAGATGCCGCTCGAGCAGACGAAGCGCCGCCAACGTCTCCCCGGCAAACGCGCAGCAGCCAACGGGGCGCTCTAGTAGAGGGACTACAGTCATCAGGGAAGAAGAGTTCAACCAGGAAATCATCGCGCAAGTCGCAAGCTCAATCTCAAGACATGCGAGAAGGAGGGGTGGAGGAAGCATCAAGCGCTGTGCCTCACAAACCGATCACCAGACAGTCTTCACTAGACCGACCGATCACGCCACCGCCACACAAACAGAGAAGCCAAGAAACTGCCCTCAAGAAGAACATGCTGAGCCCGGAGACCAAGATGCCGGTCCGACGATCGCCTCGAAAGGCACAGACACAGCCTGAGTCTCAAGAAGTGGCAGACGCCCGCTCCATCGCGGCTTCAGACGTCATTGAGTATTCCACAGACCACAAGTCTGCCGTATCCGTTGAGACGGCGCATGTCACCAGATCGTCCAAGAAAGTTGCCAAAACCACGTCTAGATCGCAAGGCACGACTCGTGACCCGGAAGATGAGGTCGCTGTCCAGAGCACATCTGCTCACATTGATGACAGCCCGTTGCCCAAGACGCCAGCACGGAGGTCCATGACATCGCGCATCAGCGCTGTACCTGCGGTCATCTCAAATTGGTTCTCGCCCAGAAGGTCCACTCGCCTGGAACCTGACCCGGAGCCTGAGGCGGAAGCTGAGATCGAAGACGACATGGAAGCCGAAGTGAAGCAAGGTAAAGATGAGGTCGAAATCGAGACGAAGCCCAGCCCACGTCGACGCAAGAGCAACGGTGTCGTCACCAATTTGTCCTACTACATGCCGCTTTCCAGCATCAGCGACAAGCTCAACACCTCAAGCCAGACGTACGGCAGTAACACCCTCGACGTCATGGCAGTGGTCGTCGACGAAACCAGCAAGCCTCAGCGAGCCAAGAGCGGACCTAGGGACCACTTCACCATCTTCAAGATCACCGATCCTAGCCTGGATACAGGATCTTCAACGAGCGTGGAAGTCTTCAAGCACTGGCACGCGACTCTCCCATCGGCGCAAGTCGGCGACGTGATCCTGCTGCGCTCCTTTCTGGTCAAGTCAAAGAAGCGCCAGCCGTACCTCTTGTCCGGTGACGAGAGCGCTTGGTGTGTGTGGCGTTATACGGAGGGCGAGCCAAGCAGCACCATGTCATCGAGTCAGAAGGGCACTCCTACCAAGGCGAAGCGGATGCGCGACCGCAATGGTAGCTTTTCCATCGAGATCAAGGGACCGCCGGTCGAATACAACAGGCCACAGGAACTGCAGCGTGCGGAAGAGCTACGGGCATGGTGGTTGGAAGCGCAGGGCGGACCGGATGCGGCTGCGAATGCGGATGCGGACCCGGATGGGGTTCCTGCCAGCCAGGGTAGTGGTAGAAAGACTAGGTCGCAGCAAAAGTTGTAGGGCATGTACCTGATGCAGATCATGAGGTATCATCAGCAGATGCTCAGAGATTATTGCTGATTTGGCTGATACGACACGAACGATATTGCTACCTTGCTTTCGCTTTGTCACTCCTCTGGTCACGATTAAGCTGATTCACGCGTAAGGCTATAGGACCGTGAGTCTCTCACTTGTCCGTCCGTTCAAGTGAGCTCTACCTGAAACGAGCCCCGGAAGTGCAAAGCCGATAGGACGACGTGATCTTGGCGAGCGGCATGTGACACGGATATCTGCACCAGACAGGACCCATCCCTTCGTTTCGCCATCAATCATAGTCTGTAATCAACGTGAGTGTTGGTTGCCTCGTTGTTCTCACGAGCCGAGACATCAAGCCTTATCAGAGCTTTTAAGGCGGCCGTCAGGGCTGGGGCCTCCTTACTGTCTTGAAGACCCTGCTTCTTCTCCACTGCGATGTTGATGTTCTTGTCATGCTGAACCCCGTCAATCTCCTCTACGAAGAATGGCCTGTCCAGAGCACACAGGCGCGCGAACACTTTGAGGTCGTAGTAGGTAGCGTGGGCAGTGTTCTTCATGAAGATCGTATCATTGAAATCTTGCTTGATGATGTTCAGCTTGTCCTTGAGTGCTTTCTGGGAGTTTGAGACTTGCGGCAATTGTTTGCCCATAGTGGTCGTGACTGCGGTCCGCCCGCGAAGGATATCGATGGCCGTGTCGTTGAACTTCTTGCACACACGTCGAAGAGCTTCGGAATGACCGAGCGTGGTCTGAAGGTGGCGAGGTCCGTTGACTCAAATGGTCGTCTCGAGAACGGTGGTAAGCAGTTCTTGGGGTAAGCGGTTCTCGCCGGCTGTGATGTGGTTGATCGATATGCCGTACTGCGCTGTAGCGAAATGATTGCCGCTGGGATACACATCTACCGAGCACACCCACTGATTGCATTCATTAAGTCCGCCACCATGGTTCCGTTCGACAGACTGCCTCTCCACCTTTGCCCACGGCTGACGCCATCTACCTATACTCGATTAGCAACCAGAGCAACACGCTCAAGAACGACCACGAGTTCGGCATCCTCTACAACAAGACACCAAAGGACATCGAGGATGTGAAAGACTTCATTTTCCATCTCCTGCGCGAGACTGACACTGTCAATCCGATGATCGAGGACCACCAGCCAGGACCTCTACACGAGCCGGCGCCAGTCTGCCGTCAACGCTGGTGAGAAACGTCACAGCGGCCTTTCCCTGGCTTCATACCCCCAACGGTACGTGAGACATCATCCAAGCTTTTGTAAGCAGTATTGACGCTCATACAGAGGCATACCTACCAGGAGTCAAGCGAGAGGCTCTCGAGTACCAAGTGAAAGCATTGATCGCCGCATGCAAGACACAGATCAGCAAGACGCCAGCGCTCCAAATGCCCTCACGCACGATCAGCGCATCATACGGCCTCAGTGCAGCGGTCGCAGTACACTTGATCGCCGAGACAGAGGTGCCAATCCAGACAGAGGCAAAAAGACACATGTCGATCGAGTCTTCAGGTGTCTCGTGGTGTCGTACGGAGGAGGCAACCACAGGCTTCCGCTGGTGAGTCGAACATGGTCGCTCGTGCCAGAGGGCCTCTTCCCTGAGCAGATCGACATGGACAACATCGACTTTGCCATTCTCGATACAATCATCGCTACTTATTTCGCAATTACTCAGGGCCACGCAAAGTGGTATCGCTACTTGGAGAGTGGAGCGGATTGGCGTACGACGTTTCGGTGGCTGCGCATCTGGAGAATAGTCTTTTAGACACTGAGTATAGGAAGGGCGAGATGGCGGCGTGGGAGATAGAAGTCGTCGATGGCGCGGTGCTAGTAGACGTTGCGAACTGAGGTACGATGCCGACTGAGCGTGGAATGGGGAGACACGAGATTTGGAGATGGTAGCGGTGGGTAGTTGCTGTAGCATGTCAGCATCTTGTACAAAGACTGAACCCAATCCCAGCCTGCATTGATTCAATCTGAGCGGATGACGGTACCCGATGAGCATGACTTCATGCTACTTCCACACCCGCGCGTTGTATTTACAACGAACCATTACGCCATGATTCCACGCACGGTGCATGCAGGATGCACTGCTGCGCTCGTGGGCCGCATAAGACTTTCGAAAAGAGTTAGACATATCGCCGCTGGATACCACCGGCTGAGCGAACAGCGGCAAGATTGACTTCACATGATCCGACGACTAAGTACACGGTAGGTGCAACCTGGAACACCATTGGAGTTATGCGTAGAGTCGTGAATCTTAGCACCGAATCCATGAAGGTACGGTACTGCCTCGATGTCGCGGTGGAAAGCACGAGCGCCCACGTGGCGTGGTGGCGTGTTGTCCACGAGGAAGGTACCTCCTGAACAGGCTGACTTCACTGATCAATTCTGCTGCGATGCTCGATCTCTTGCCCCTCTTTAGCAGGTGCAAGGGCCATAGTGGGTAGCAGCTGCCTTCCCTTCCTAGCTTGAGCTACAACACATTAGGTCAATAAACCCATCGCCTCTCGGTCTCAACGACATCGATCTTCAGGACCGCCGCTCGGCTATGTTCGCAGCCTGATACCATGACCGCTTGCGAGCTTCGAGCGTTCACATTATGCCTTCGCTGTATGACATCGAGACCAGTGTTGCCGCCAGCCCATACTCCATCGCAGCTCGTCAACCCGAGCTCGCGGTCGAAGATCGTCCTTACAGCAAGAGCTATGGTGAGCAACTGGTTCCTGGCTCTTACTTCATAGCTGCCGATGATGTCGCTCGCGGCTACGATGTGACTCAAGATGAGATTCACACCACCCCTCTGTGGTCCGCAGTCTCATCTCGCACTACCACCACGACCGAGCAATCTGGTGAGCCCTCAATTCGCAGTCCACACTTAGTCCCTACCAATGAAGTCGCTCCTGGCTACGATGTGGATCATCAAGAGCGTCGCACCTCCCCTCTATGGCCCGTCGTCAACTCTCGCACCACCACCACTAAGCGATCGAGGGAGCCTTTGGTCCGCAGTCCGTACTTCGCTCCTACCGGTGAAGATAACACCGAACCCGAGAGTGGCGACGAGCCGGAGGTTGTGAGGGAACATGGGGATCAGAATGAGGATGATGACGAGATCAACACACTCACGGCTGAAACGGAGGCCAGATATGTGGTCTCTGCAGCATTTCTTTCGGACCGGGAGCGTGGCGATGTCTACATTGTCACCGCCGTTCACAATTAGTCTCCAACTGATCGTCTCGCATGAGACCTCGTCCGCGACTGTCCAGAGTTGCTACAGAAAGCCATCGGCCTCCTTCATATTCCGCCATCGACACACCCGGTTGCAGGCGACAGTCCCTACAATATCGTTGACGAGTACCCCTGGCGTGACTACGAGGTATACAGCGACCATCTTGACGACATCCGATACCTTGAAGAACTCGACTCTGAGTAGTGCGAACGCGCTCGCCTGGTTATGAGCCACGATTCTTACAACTGTTTGCGGTCCATATGCTTCAGCCGGTCGGACGCATGACTTCGCCAGTGTTGGTTAAGGAGATGCCGAGAGCTTCGTCGTGTCGAAGTAGCTCTCGAACTTGTTAGACTACAACTCCTGCTTCCTGGAACGACTCAATTCGAAGATACTTCCACGTTGGAAATGCCTGCAATACTTCCCATCAGTGTGGCCGCGACACTCGATTGGCAGTGAAGCAGCCTAGAGCACTAGCCATTGACGTGAAAGTATGTTCTCTTGGGTTCTTGAAATGCCTCTGGGGCACACCGTCACCTCGAGTCGAAGATCCAATTAACAAGACACCTATCGACGTGTTGTTCGAAGTCGTGTCTGGACAGAGAGACTCCGCCATTCGACTCTATTCGGCCGAAGTACCGTTCGTTCTCTGTATGATCTTGTGCCCTTCTTTTGCCTTGGGTCTATCGACCACTACCTTGCTGATCTTATGCGTCATCAGACAGGTGAGCCATGCTACGGTGCCTGTAGAATTCGCTTAATGGGATTTATCGGCAGTATCATTGGATTGTGCTGTGTCGAATAGCGATTCTTTTCGTGAGATACGACCACGGTGATAGATTGTGTGAGGGATGCCTTACTGGACTCTGAGTTGCTGTTCAAGTGATGACACTGAAGTTTAGGAGGACCTCGTGGTTATGGCGAATCCTGCGATGCATTTGTCCTCGGATTGAGATCTTCTCGTGAGCTCGTTCCTCTCTGGCCCGTGCAGAAGAGCGCAGAACTTGCGGGAGGAGGCTGGCACGGCTGGCTTCCGAAACGGGAAAGTACGATGTCCAAATACGTTGAGTATTTCCTGGCTTCCACTTTCAGAATCCAAGTAAAGCAGTGGGCCGTGGTCCTAGAAAACTCCACTGTCTAGTGAGAAGTGAAGCGCTCTCACTCACGTAGCGGCCTTGGCCTTTCCTTTTAGCTCTTTGAGCAAGCCACGGCTGATCCCTAGCACCCTACAGGCTACAGCATCTGTCTGCGTCGGAACGTTATTCCTTCCCTCGCTCCCGCTCGATGTTGACCACTGATTCGCCGATACCCTTGTATCTACTAGGATCCTCGGGTAGAGAATAACGTTCCGGCGCAGACAGATGCTGTAGGCATGTTGTGCTGAGCCACATGGTGGAAACCTGGTTTCTATCGAGTAATACAGTACCGGTCATCCTCCCGGACTTTTCGTGCTGTCTTCAAGGGTGGTTGAGCCGAGAACGAGTTTGGTGTCCATGTTCTTGCTTCAGTTCAACTCATCGGAGACTTATGCCTCTGGAGACGAGCAGTCTGTTTGTCAGTCCAGAACTCAAGTGAGATATCCGACAATGCAGGAGCAGACATGGCCTATACAGGCGAGCGCAAAATCTGCCCATCACACGTTCTTCGTCTACTCTTGGTACCCTACACGAGCACCGACGTGTACACGATCCTGGTAGACATCGGACTTCCTTCCTGATGAACGTCAAAAATGAACGCCATGCAAAGTACGATACCTGCCGGCATTCCAGCGATGTCCTCGGCGAGCACCAGGATTCCAATGTCGCTATGGCAATCACCATGAGTACTTCATCGAATGAAGAGCTGCTCTTCTTAGCTTTCGGCACTTCGCGTCTCTTGCCGCTGCAGGTAGACGATTCAGCATAACGTGGGCAGGTGGGATGGAAGAAGCGTGAATGGTGAAGGCGACGGCCACGATCGACGCAAGTCACAAGAAGCGTCGCCGCTCAGAAGCTTGTGGCACTGTCGGTGCAGTCCTGACGTACATGATGTTCGCAGAGGTCCAGAAGCGTCCCCTTCGTTAACCGTTGATTGAGTTCATACTCGCTACGGCGCCCGGCAGCGCTAAAATTCGGCGTACGACAACAAAATTGCGGAGGGCTTGTAGTGTTGAACGATATAGTCCGCCGTAAGCCCTGTGGCGCAGCAGGCAGTACGGAATCGCAGTCCGTAAAGGGGTGGTCTCGTGATTGTAAGTGACTTCATAGCACCTGCCAAGCATAGCTTGATCGTCTTCTCCACTGCTATTAGAGTTGCAATGCCAAACTCTATAGTAACAGCACCACCGCTCTCGATATGTTGAAGGTCTTTTGGAGCAGCAGAGAAGCAGTGGTAGGAGAAACCGGAGATGCTATTCTCTGCTACGAGCGACATCCTTGACCCCTCCCTTGTCAGCTTCTATTCGTCTTGCTCGGCCTTACGGTGACGGCATGCCATGCCTCGCACGGGCAGTGTACCGATGCACCTTAGCGACAAGTAGTCTTGGCACAATTATGCCGGCGATGATGGTGCTCCTCACGAGGCGTTTTCGCGCAAGGGGAGCTACGATATGCCTGTGGAAGGTGAACGCGGTGGTGCAGCGCCGCGGCCTCGTCTGGAGCGCGCCGGGCCAGCTCAAATGTTCTCGCCAGCTCAGATTTTCGCTTTGATCGTCCAGGAAACACTGAGGATTCTCAGAGCGACAACTATTGCGCATGCGCACCTCGTGAACCTCCGCTCTGTCACTCAAGCGACGTCCACAGTAGTGTTCTGTCTTGTTGCCCCTCCAGATTTTCAGCCAGAGAGCTCGTTCCTCTTAAACTCAGGCCCATTATGTAAGGGAAAACGCTTTGGACCAACAGTTCTTCCTCTCAACGACGCACTGTTTGGCAACGTGCTTAACATCCTGAAACTATTGCGACTGCCCACCCGTTCCCAGCGGAGAGGGCCCCTTCTTTAAACTTCTTTCGCTCCGACTCATCGTCGTTTTCTGCTGGCTTGGCTATCAAAGTGCTCGAGGCATGGTGAGGCTTGCCTGCCGCATCTCTCGTCTTCGTCTGCTGTCTGTGCATTGTGCTTCCGCTTACCCCAACAACCCTTTCGAGCTCCCCATATGAGTGGCAACTGCCTTCCCGCCACACTCGTTCCGGCTCCATCTTACACCTGCAATTTTAGGCTACGCCCGGTATACTACCGCCCCGAGCCTTCCCTCCCCACGCGGGTCTCTCGCCATTGACGCCCTTGAGAGAAAAGATTCTTGCAGACCTGGTACCTGAGCAGCAGCAAAGTCTACCTCGCCTGAAACCGGACCGTCGCCGACCAGGATCACGTTGCGGTTCATGTGATGCCCTCGAAAATCGTTGCGACGATCAACTCCACCGGGAGACAAGCCGCTTCGTTCGTTCGGGCGGCTTCAGCAATTGGATGGCATGTCCGCGCTCAGATCCGGACAAACGATGGACTCGTGTCGGAAGAGCTCGATGGACTGCCTAACGTAGAGTTGATCGAAGGCGACCTCACTGGGCCGGAGCGCAACCAGCTTCTGTCCAAGCTATTCACGGGCGCCAAGATCGCCTTTGTCAACACGACTCACTGGGGAGACGAAGTGGCCATAGGAAAGGCGTGCGCGGATGCTGCCAAGAGAGCTGGCATTCAGCACTATATCTACTCCAGCATGCCGGATCACTCCATTTTCAACACTGAATGGAGAGCCTTACCGATGTGGGCGACCAAGTTCGCCATCGAAAACTATGTGAGACAGATTGGCATCCCCGCCACTTTCATCTACACAGGGATCTACAACAACAATTTCACTAGCCTCCCATACCCTCTGTTCCAGATGGAGCTACAGGATGATGGCAGTTTCGTGTGGCAAGCACCTTTTCACCCAGACGACCCTCTGCCCTGGCTAGATGCAGAGCACGATGTTGGGCCGGCACTTCTCCAAATGTTCAAGATGGGTCCCAATCACTGGAAAGGACAAAGGCAAGTATTCTAATAATGTTGATTGAATGTGGTTCCAGCTAACGCCTGACCAGAGTGACGATCGCCTTTGAGAAGCTCACTCCAGTACAAGCATGTGCTCGATTCTGTAGAGGTGTTGGGAGACCTGTCAACTATGTTCACGGACCGGTGAAGATTCAAGTTGGCATCCCTAGCGGCTACCGAGAACAGCTTGAGATTCTGCAAGAGACCTTGGGCAGAAAACGAGCACCCTACTTTGGACCTGATCTTGAGTATCCCATGGAAGGTCGCAGCATTTGGGAGGGCTATCGTGGCCTGGAAGAATATGCCCGTGAGGTCTTCCCGATTGAGGAGTACGCAAACGGCCTCAGGTGGATGGACGAGGATCGAACTACACAACCGAGCACACCTGGCGAGCCGGACGATGGCCTGGGCGGTCTCAATGGCTCACGCCCGTTGACTCCAGCCAACGCTGCAAGTGCGGTCACACCATTACACATTACCGGCGCATATACACCACGTTCCCATCCAGAAGGTTTACAGGAAGGCTTCTATGTGGGAAGCTGCTAGGCGAGAGTTGTTCTTTTCCTGCATCGATGAAAGCAGTTTCTATCTCGCAACGGCGCACGGGTTTCGGCTGCAGCATTTTCAAAAAGGTATGGGATTGGTTGAAAGCACAAAAGTAACGGACTGTCGAAGTGAACGGCCATGTACATCGTCATCCGTGGTTTTGGGATGAGGTGAAGTTGGTAGCAGTGGAGCTACCACGATAGCATGCAACGATAACACACACTACTGAGCAACGCCAGCAAATGAAAGCAGCACAGACCTTGACGCCAAACATTCGCACAGCGCCTTTCGGGTCATGCTGTTGATATCTTCTACCAAGATTCCCGTCCATCCATCACCAGAGCAGGAGCCAGTGCGGTGAAGACGCCACAATCTAGATTGTACCGAGACATTGGAACCTCATCCCCCCATATGATCCTATCTGCCTATCAGATCGGGCTCCACCTTACCACCGGCCCGCCCACGAGCGCCGAATCAAACA
Above is a window of Fulvia fulva chromosome 6, complete sequence DNA encoding:
- a CDS encoding Nitrogen metabolite repression protein nmr, coding for MPSKIVATINSTGRQAASFVRAASAIGWHVRAQIRTNDGLVSEELDGLPNVELIEGDLTGPERNQLLSKLFTGAKIAFVNTTHWGDEVAIGKACADAAKRAGIQHYIYSSMPDHSIFNTEWRALPMWATKFAIENYVRQIGIPATFIYTGIYNNNFTSLPYPLFQMELQDDGSFVWQAPFHPDDPLPWLDAEHDVGPALLQMFKMGPNHWKGQRVTIAFEKLTPVQACARFCRGVGRPVNYVHGPVKIQVGIPSGYREQLEILQETLGRKRAPYFGPDLEYPMEGRSIWEGYRGLEEYAREVFPIEEYANGLRWMDEDRTTQPSTPGEPDDGLGGLNGSRPLTPANAASAVTPLHITGAYTPRSHPEGLQEGFYVGSC